In the Candidatus Poribacteria bacterium genome, CGGTGTATGTGCCGTCGCTGACCCGGCTACCGGCGTCATCTTCCCCTTCCCAGGCTATCTTTGTCGATGGCAAACCGGTGCCGGAGTAGCGCTGTAGAATCCGATTCAATTTATCTTTGTCAGTGCGTTTCTGGATCTCTAATTCCCACGCTACTCCCTCGGCGACTTCCAGATCGAAGTTGATTTGATCTTTCATGCCATCACCGTTGGGAGAGATTATTTTTTCTGGGAGACGCATCACAGTAGGCGGTGGCTTGGGCATGACAATTGGTGCCGGCTTAGTTGGTGTGGCAGGTGGCGCTTCAACAACCGGGGGAAGTGATACCTTGATCCCGGAATCCCTTTCTCCCCAGCGTAGGGTAGCGGAAATCCAGTGCATGCCTGCGTCCAACTCACTGCCTCGAACATAAGCGTAATCAAGTTGTCCGGTGGAACTCTGAATACTTAAACCTGTTGACCACTCACCCGTGGTGAGTCGATTGGGTACTGCCGTATATCCGAGCCGTAGTCCCAAGCCTTTCCTAAACAGCCAGCGTTCAATGCCGATGTGTGTGCGTAGGCGCTCTCCAAAATAGATACGTGTGTCGTTGTGCAGGACAAAATCTCCAGACAGGGTTGTGTATTGATCGAAAGAGTGAGCCGCGCCAAGGCGTGTCACCGTGGGTATTCTTGCGACGGTTTCGGCGTTCTCCCAGATGTGACCCGCTAGATCTTCGAGAGCCAAACCGAGCGTGATTTTTTCTCCGGGACGGTCTAGTTCACGAACGAAGCGGATACCGAGGTCAAAGCTCCAAGCAAAGCGGGGCGAAAGGGCGCTTCTATGACGGTAGTGGCGCAGGTTTGTACCGGCAGCGATACCTTTCCCTAGGGAAGTCCCGTATCCCACAAGCACCATTCGGTTTTTTTCTGAGTCATTCCCCCAGCCATCAAACCAAGAGGAGACGGAGAAATTCCCTACATTCGATGAAGCGATTCCCAGCTGCTGTGGATTTAGCCCCAACGAGAACGCCCCTTCTCGATCGCCCGCTGATGCAGGGAACGGGAGTCCAATGAGAGATAGTTCGGTTGACTCTAACAGCCCGAGTGATGAGGGATTCCAGAATGGGCTGTCGCTTGATGCAGGTCCTGCAGTGAATGCACCGCCCATTCCTAGGGCACGTGCGCTTGTTCCAACGAAGACTTGTCGATTTTTGATGCCCGACTCTGCCTCGACGAGCGTTACGCTGAAGACGCTGAGAGTGAATATAACCAACACTGTGGCTATAAGATGTTTCTGGATTTTCATGCCGTGGTACTCCATT is a window encoding:
- a CDS encoding SPOR domain-containing protein, with protein sequence MKIQKHLIATVLVIFTLSVFSVTLVEAESGIKNRQVFVGTSARALGMGGAFTAGPASSDSPFWNPSSLGLLESTELSLIGLPFPASAGDREGAFSLGLNPQQLGIASSNVGNFSVSSWFDGWGNDSEKNRMVLVGYGTSLGKGIAAGTNLRHYRHRSALSPRFAWSFDLGIRFVRELDRPGEKITLGLALEDLAGHIWENAETVARIPTVTRLGAAHSFDQYTTLSGDFVLHNDTRIYFGERLRTHIGIERWLFRKGLGLRLGYTAVPNRLTTGEWSTGLSIQSSTGQLDYAYVRGSELDAGMHWISATLRWGERDSGIKVSLPPVVEAPPATPTKPAPIVMPKPPPTVMRLPEKIISPNGDGMKDQINFDLEVAEGVAWELEIQKRTDKDKLNRILQRYSGTGLPSTKIAWEGEDDAGSRVSDGTYTAQWFTIDLAGDRQLQSEVKITVDTTPASLEISAEPPVFAASDNEKVIQMPKVHLQASDLNSLDRWELQFFDGDQKLVHRINEEGEPSDTVVWNNWKQSDSAEKATYRCVLTVHDSAGNRSTGEASFSTTRVDREEPDDKKHQVVATTSEENPEEVKASHTPPRYTLMVGSFENRKNAESLVDSLEALELDAKTHLTKVMIRSRLWYRVTIGGFHNREDAAELISQVVEMGMEPLVISNVN